DNA from Candidatus Neomarinimicrobiota bacterium:
CCAAAGTTTTTCCTTCGCCTGTTTTCATTTCCGCTACAGAACCTTTGTTAAGAATCAACGCGCCAGCCAGCTGAACATCATAAGGAATCATTTGCCAATCGGTTTCGAGCCCAACCACATTCCATGATTGACCACATAATCTTCGGCAAGTATCTTTCACCATCGCAAAGGCTTCTGGGAGAATTTCTTCTAATTTAATGTTTTGCGCTTCCCGGACTGCTTCCAGAACATCATCTGCTGCTTTCTCTTCCATAGATGAGCGAATGGATGATTCAATCTCGGAAAATTCAGATTGAAATTCGCGTGTTCGCGCAACCAACTCTTCATCACTTTTCGAAAGGAGCGACTCCGCAACGCGATTAATATCCTCAACTAGAGGGTTTAATTTCGTGATGGCACGATCAGAGTGAGTGCCGAACATTTTCTTTAAGGTATTCTGAAACATCTAATTAATTTAATGGGTTCTGAGTGTCAATATACTTTGCAAATAGAATTATTTATCCGCGATGTTTGCGATATTATAATTTGAAATCATGACCTCAAAGTTAGTTTGAAATTTAATGGTGTAAAAAGAAGTTAAGCTGTTATTCTTTTTTGAAAATAATCAATTTTTCTCGGCCTTTTCTTCGTTCAATTGATAGTTCCGGAAATTCTTCCTTTTTTATTTTCCAACCAGAATTAAAGAGTGTTTTTACTTCTTCCACACTTGTTCCCCAAGGAGGCCCACCTTCATTAATGGTTTTGTCTAATGGAAACCAAAGCCCAATCAAGTGCCCTCCGGGTTTTAAAATTGATTTCACTAATGTTTCATAATTGATCCGGTAATTAGGATGCATAGCACAAAAACATGTTTGCTCAATAATGTAGTCAAACGTTTCGGAGTATTTAGGTGTTAAAGAAAATATATCGGCCTGAACTGCATGAACTATAACATTTGATTTTTTTGCTAAGTTATTTACAGCTTGAATCGCTGATGGTGCAAAATCAACGGCTGTAACGTCGAACCCTTTTTGAGCAAAACGTATTGCATCATGACCTCGCCCGCATCCTACAAAACAAATTTTTCCCGGGTTAAATTCTGAAGAAATTTGAATAAATATTGGTGTAGGACCTCCTAAATCCCAACCAAGACTATTATCCAAATATTTTTCTTCCCAAAATGAGGAGTTATTCTCTTTCTGATTCATTCAATACCGTTTTTTCTGCTTTGGTATTCTTATACACTGCATCTAAAATTCCATTCACAAAAGATGCGCTTTCATCCGTGCTAAATATTTTAGCAATCTCAATCGCTTCTGAAATTGCTACTTTTGGAGGAACTTCATCAATGAAATGAATCTCACAAATTCCCATAATAAGAACCAGTTTATCTAAGAGCGCAACTCGATCCATATCCCAATTTTGAAGGTGCGACTTGATCTGTTCTTCGCACCATTCTTGTTTATCCACGCAGGTGGTAAACAAATTTTCTACAAAAGATCGAATTTTTTTTTGAGGATTTCCTCGAGCAAGGATATCTGCCAAAACCTTGTCTTTATCTTCTTTAGAAATCGCCATAGAATACAGTCCTTGCAAAACCCACTCTCTAGCTTTACGACGGGGATGCATCAGTTATCACTTTTCGTCATTGGATTCTTTATCTACTGGGTGAACCCAGCAAAACGGATCATCACGTTCTTCACGCTGAATTCCTACTATTTCTTTTCTTAATTGCGCTGTGATTTTTCCTTCTCCACCACCGGAAATAGAATGCGCATCTTCTTCAACGGTAATGTTGCCAATTGGAGTGACCACTACGGCAGTTCCGGTACAAAAAGCCTCATCTGCCGCTAATAAGTCCTTAATCGTTATTTCTGTTTCTTCTACTTCCAATTTCAAAATATCTCTCGCAATTCGGATGACGGAATTTCTGGTAATACCGGGCAAAATTGATCCTGATAATCTGGGTGTTTTAATCACATTGTCTTTCACAATAAAAACATTTGCAGATCCAACTTCTTCCAGTTGTGTTTCATCGGCAGCATGCAGATACAATACCTCGTCAAAACCTGTTTCCTTTGCAAGCTTTAACGGGAACAGAGATGCTGCATAGTTTCCGATAGCTTTGGCATTTCCGGTTCCATGCGGAGCGGCTCGGTGAAAATTTCTTGTCATTTTTAACTTGAGAGGTTTTACGCCATTTTTGAAATAAGATCCAACCGGTGTTACAAATACTATAAATGTATAGGTTGGAGCAGGACGAACTCCAAGCACAGGTCCCGTTCCCCACAATAATGGTCTGATATAAAGAGATCCCTTTCCCAACGGTGGAATGAAATCCGCATTATCTCGAACAACCATTTCTACCGCACTAAGGAAATCAATTTTTTCCACTTTGGGCATCACCAACCTTTTTGCAGATTGACCCAGTCTTTCCGCATTCATATCCGGGCGAAAAAGTACTATTCTATCTTTCACTGAACGAAATGCCTTGGTGCCTTCGAAAGCACCTTGACCATAATTCAATACACCCGATGCCGGAGAAAAAGAAAGTTCGCCAAACGGGATAAGTCCTCCATTATTCCATTGTCCGGATTCATTTGAATCCATCCGAAACATACTTCGAGTTGGAAAAAATTCAAATCCGAGACTATCCCAGTTAATATCGGAAGATGGGTTCATATTATTCATGTAGTAAAGACCTCGCAATCACCATTTCTTGGATTTCTGATGTACCCTCGTAAATTTGGGTTATTTTCGCATCCCGCATTAATCGTTCTACTCCATACTCACGCATGTAACCATAGCCTCCAAAAATTTGAACACAATCGGTAGAAGCCTCCATAGAAACTCGGGATGCAAATACTTTTGCCATAGCCGCTTCCTTTGAAAATGGTTTATGCTCATCTTTTAAATGAGCAGCATTCATAATGAGCAATCTAGCAGCATTGATATTCGTTGCCATTCTAGCCAGTTTACTCTGGATTGCTCCAAATTCTGCAATTGGTTTCTTGAATTGTTTTCGTTCCTTTGCATAGGCAACAGATTTTTCCATTGCGGCCCTGGCAATACCCAAAGCTTGGGTTGCAATTCCAACCCGCCCGCCATCCAATGTGCCAAGTGCAATTTTGAAACCGTCTCCTTCATTGCCAATGATGGAATCTGCAGGCACTTCACAATTTTCAAAATATAGTTCACATGTGTCTGAACCCCGAATACCCATTTTATCTTCCTTTTTTCCGGTGGAAAACCCATTAATTCCCTTTTCAACAATAAAGGCAGAAATACCTTTGTTGCCCACATTTTTTTCGGTTACCGCCATAACAATTACCAACCCGGAACTTAATCCATTTGTAACCCAATTTTTGGTTCCGTTTAAAATATAATTGCCATTTTTACGCTCGGCGAACGTCCTCATATTTCCGGCATCCGATCCTGATTGTGGTTCGCTCAAGCTAAAAGCACCTAAGGTTGTTGCATTGGCAATATCCGGTAGATATTTGGTCTTTTGATCATCCGAACCAAAATGGATTATTAACTGAGAGACTAAAGAATTATTCACAGACATGATGACGGAAGCCGATGCATCAATTGCAGCAATTTCTTCTAATGCAACTACATAGCTGACGGCATCCAAACCGGCGCCACCATATTCTTCCGGAACCATCATGCCCATAAACCCAAGATCGGCCATTAAAGCGATTTGTTCTTTCGGAAACGTACAAGTTTCATCTCGATCAATGACACCCGGTTCGAGATGTTCTTTCGCAAATTCCTTTGCGGTTTTTTGAATCAATAATTGTTCTTCTGTTAAATCAAAATTCATAATACTTTTTCCACGATGAGGGCAACAGCCTCGCCGCCGCCGATGCACAACGTTGCAAGTCCTCTGTTAGCATTTCGGTTTTCCATGGCATGTAGTAAAGTGGTCAAAACTCTCGCGCCACTTGCGCCAATTGGGTGACCCAAAGCAATCGCGCCGCCATGCACATTTACCTTTTCACGGTCTAAATTAAAATCTTCTATCGCTGCCAGAGCAACAGGAGCAAATGCTTCGTTTATCTCCCATAAATCAATATCATCTGCTTGGATATTTGCTTTAGAAAGTGCCTTAGCAATTGCCTTACTCGGAGCAGTCGTAAACCATTCTGGATCATGAGCCGCGGAAGCTTGAGAGATTATTTTAGCCATTGGCTTTAATTGGTATTCCTGCACCTTTTTTTCCGAAGCAACTAAAACAGCTGCAGCGCCATCATTAATTTTGGAAGCATTGGCAGCGGTAATAGTTCCATCCCGATCAAAAGCAGGGCGGAGTGATTTCATTTTATCAAAATTTGCACGGTTAGGTTCGTCATCTACTTCCACAATAATATCGTCTCCTTTTCGGCGGGGGACAGAAACAGGAATCATTTCTTCGTCAAATAATCCGTCAGCCTGAGCTTTTTGCGCTCGTGTGTATGATTCAATCGCAAACGCATCCTGATCTTCTCGATCGTAATTTCTATCTGTAGCACAAGTTTCTGCACAATTACCCATGTGCTTATCGTTATATACATCCCACAGGCCATCTCCAATCATGCTATCAATAATTTTCCCGTGACCTAAACGAAGCCCATCTCTTCCCTTTGGAATCAAATACGGAGACCGCGTCATATTTTCCATTCCGCCGGCAATGATCAAGTCTGCATCTTCGGTTTTGATTGCCTGACTCGCAAGCATAACTGCTTTTAATCCGGATCCACACATTTTATTTATGGTAAGGCATTCAACAGAATTCGAGAGACCCGATCGTAAAGCAACCTGACGGGCCGGTGCCTGTCCAAGGCCGGCAGAAAGGACACAACCCATAATCACCTCATCAACAGAGTCGAGTGAGATTTTTGTTTCTTCTAAAATTGCTTTAACCACCTCCGAACCCAAAGTAGTTGCAGATACAGAAGACAAACTACCCTGAAATGCGCCTACAGGCGTTCGTTTAGCTGCTACTAAAAAGACATCTCTAAAGGTATTTTTCATATTTTTTTCCTATGCTGCAAATCGTTGTGTGTAAAATAAATCACTATTTGGTGTTTTGCCTTCAATCATCATTTCCGCTGCCATTTTTCCGAGCGATCCGGCAAATCCTAAGCCGTGCCCTGTATAGCCACCACAAACAAATACATTTGAGCTTCCCGGAACTGCGCCCAAAAGCGGAAGTCCATCCTGACTAAAACCCATTGTTCCTGCCCAAGCGTGGGAAATGTTAACCGACTTTGCCTGTGGGAATAAGGATGTGAAGTAATCATATAATCCCTGCAACAATTCAAGATCAACATTTTCGGAATCATTTTCCTCAGAATTTTGAGCATTTTCTCTAAATCCGCCAACCATAAATCTGCCATCTTGAAGTTGTCGCCAATATTCATATCCAAAATTTGCGTAAATCACTTCTTCAAATAATTTTTCAGAAAAAGGATCCGTCACAAACCCCTGACCCTTCACCGGAACAATTTTATCTTTTAGGCGAGATTGAAGTTTCGCGGAATAAGCATTGGTTGCAAGAATCGCCATTGCACAAGACACAGTTCCTTTATCTGTTTCAATCTGAA
Protein-coding regions in this window:
- a CDS encoding methyltransferase domain-containing protein; protein product: MNQKENNSSFWEEKYLDNSLGWDLGGPTPIFIQISSEFNPGKICFVGCGRGHDAIRFAQKGFDVTAVDFAPSAIQAVNNLAKKSNVIVHAVQADIFSLTPKYSETFDYIIEQTCFCAMHPNYRINYETLVKSILKPGGHLIGLWFPLDKTINEGGPPWGTSVEEVKTLFNSGWKIKKEEFPELSIERRKGREKLIIFKKE
- the nusB gene encoding transcription antitermination factor NusB, which produces MHPRRKAREWVLQGLYSMAISKEDKDKVLADILARGNPQKKIRSFVENLFTTCVDKQEWCEEQIKSHLQNWDMDRVALLDKLVLIMGICEIHFIDEVPPKVAISEAIEIAKIFSTDESASFVNGILDAVYKNTKAEKTVLNESERE
- a CDS encoding branched-chain amino acid aminotransferase, with product MNPSSDINWDSLGFEFFPTRSMFRMDSNESGQWNNGGLIPFGELSFSPASGVLNYGQGAFEGTKAFRSVKDRIVLFRPDMNAERLGQSAKRLVMPKVEKIDFLSAVEMVVRDNADFIPPLGKGSLYIRPLLWGTGPVLGVRPAPTYTFIVFVTPVGSYFKNGVKPLKLKMTRNFHRAAPHGTGNAKAIGNYAASLFPLKLAKETGFDEVLYLHAADETQLEEVGSANVFIVKDNVIKTPRLSGSILPGITRNSVIRIARDILKLEVEETEITIKDLLAADEAFCTGTAVVVTPIGNITVEEDAHSISGGGEGKITAQLRKEIVGIQREERDDPFCWVHPVDKESNDEK
- a CDS encoding acyl-CoA dehydrogenase, coding for MNFDLTEEQLLIQKTAKEFAKEHLEPGVIDRDETCTFPKEQIALMADLGFMGMMVPEEYGGAGLDAVSYVVALEEIAAIDASASVIMSVNNSLVSQLIIHFGSDDQKTKYLPDIANATTLGAFSLSEPQSGSDAGNMRTFAERKNGNYILNGTKNWVTNGLSSGLVIVMAVTEKNVGNKGISAFIVEKGINGFSTGKKEDKMGIRGSDTCELYFENCEVPADSIIGNEGDGFKIALGTLDGGRVGIATQALGIARAAMEKSVAYAKERKQFKKPIAEFGAIQSKLARMATNINAARLLIMNAAHLKDEHKPFSKEAAMAKVFASRVSMEASTDCVQIFGGYGYMREYGVERLMRDAKITQIYEGTSEIQEMVIARSLLHE
- a CDS encoding acetyl-CoA C-acetyltransferase; this encodes MKNTFRDVFLVAAKRTPVGAFQGSLSSVSATTLGSEVVKAILEETKISLDSVDEVIMGCVLSAGLGQAPARQVALRSGLSNSVECLTINKMCGSGLKAVMLASQAIKTEDADLIIAGGMENMTRSPYLIPKGRDGLRLGHGKIIDSMIGDGLWDVYNDKHMGNCAETCATDRNYDREDQDAFAIESYTRAQKAQADGLFDEEMIPVSVPRRKGDDIIVEVDDEPNRANFDKMKSLRPAFDRDGTITAANASKINDGAAAVLVASEKKVQEYQLKPMAKIISQASAAHDPEWFTTAPSKAIAKALSKANIQADDIDLWEINEAFAPVALAAIEDFNLDREKVNVHGGAIALGHPIGASGARVLTTLLHAMENRNANRGLATLCIGGGEAVALIVEKVL